TTAAAGAGCAGTGCGGATTCACATCCTTTCCACTCCGCGATCTCATTTTCGACAGTGTCATAGAGTGGTGAGCTCTGTGAAAGCAAACGTGAAGAAAGATTACCGGAGTAGATACCTTTTGTAAGATTATGAGCTTCCCGCTGTAACCTTTTGTCGTTGTGAAGTGCCAGATAGCTGTTGGTAGAAAGATCTATCCCCTCAACACTTCGCTTTTGAGGTATTACCCTAAAAAGTGAAGCATCACGGCGTTTTCGCGAATCGGTGATAGTCTTATCAAGAATTGCAGGAATCATCAAGCACTTCCTTTATGGATTTACGGGTGCCGGAGAGCATGGTGAAAATCTGTTCTTCTGTTATGTTGTAGGGCAACATAAAATAGAGTACATTACCAAGAGGCCGGATTATCAAACCATGATTAAGCGCCTTACGTGCAACCTTAAAGGTAAAACGTTCTTCCGGAGCATGTTTTTCCTTTGTTTTACGATCTTTTACAATCTCAAGAGCACCAACGGTACCGAGTACTCTTATGTCACCTACACACTCAAGATCCGAAAACTTCATCATCTCTTTATGAAAGTAACCGGTGATCTTTTCAAGCGACCGGGGAATATCATACTGTGCAATCAGATCAAGAGTTGCCACTGACGCAGCAGATGCTACAGGGTTGCCGGTGAACGTATGGCCATGCTGAAACGTTCTTTCTGAACGATAATCACTGCAAAATTCTTTGTAGATACTCTCTTTTACAATTGTTGCAGACAGAGGTAAAAAGCCCGCCGTAAGGCCTTTTGAAAGACACATCATATCAGGAACGTGCTCAGCATGATCGCAGGCAAACAGTTTCCCCGTTCTTCCAAGCCCCATAGCGACTTCATCTGCAATGGTGAGGACATCATAGCGGCGGCAAAGTGAAAAGATCCTTTTTAACACCTTAGATGGGTATACCCGCATCCCCACAGCACCCTGAACCATTGGTTCAAAAAGACAGGCTGCTATTTCATCCCCCTGCTCTTTCAAGATAGTTTCAAGCGAATCCATGCACTCTGCATTGCAGGTAGACGCATCCTTGCCAACCGGGCATCGGTAGCAATAGGGAGCATCGGTATAAAGATGTTTTTTAAACGTCTCCTGAAACACCGAATGGTAAACAGGTATCGCTCCCACTGACGCGGCGCCAAGAGTATCGCCGTGGTATCCACCATCAAGAGAAACAAACTTCGTACGGTTTTCTGATCTGATATAGTGGTACTGAAGAGCAATTTTCATCGCCACTTCAACAGAGGTTGAGCCGTTGTCAGAGTA
This portion of the Chitinispirillales bacterium ANBcel5 genome encodes:
- the bioA gene encoding adenosylmethionine--8-amino-7-oxononanoate transaminase — encoded protein: MRSMEGYDNLWMPFTSYQDFIDYPPLVIKNGEGIYLYDKDGNKYIDGIGSWWVSIFGHNNKYIKDAIKKQLDDLEHVHMAGCISTTTLELSRKLGAILPTGLDRIFYSDNGSTSVEVAMKIALQYHYIRSENRTKFVSLDGGYHGDTLGAASVGAIPVYHSVFQETFKKHLYTDAPYCYRCPVGKDASTCNAECMDSLETILKEQGDEIAACLFEPMVQGAVGMRVYPSKVLKRIFSLCRRYDVLTIADEVAMGLGRTGKLFACDHAEHVPDMMCLSKGLTAGFLPLSATIVKESIYKEFCSDYRSERTFQHGHTFTGNPVASAASVATLDLIAQYDIPRSLEKITGYFHKEMMKFSDLECVGDIRVLGTVGALEIVKDRKTKEKHAPEERFTFKVARKALNHGLIIRPLGNVLYFMLPYNITEEQIFTMLSGTRKSIKEVLDDSCNS